One window of the Gordonia westfalica genome contains the following:
- a CDS encoding cytochrome c oxidase subunit 3 gives MTADVNARASSADRRRPAAPAFIHSERATAAPVEMPDTTRPQEDVLGRRIPGEPGLWVFILGDMTLFGVFFLAFVVARKQSPETFAATAEHLDVWSGLINTIVLLASSFCVLAALNALRDSRVRRARVLLGVTVLFGIAFVIIKADEYIHLSSGGISPTTNLFATYYYVLTGIHLSHASPDIGAPWIAAPSALVHLSLMRWTYGGRAEDGYGIVMRTHHIRELNDRFGRFHSDPPDVVHV, from the coding sequence ATGACCGCCGACGTCAACGCCCGAGCCTCGTCGGCGGACCGGCGCCGGCCCGCCGCACCTGCCTTCATCCACTCGGAGCGCGCCACCGCGGCGCCCGTCGAGATGCCGGACACAACTCGCCCACAGGAAGACGTTCTCGGCCGCCGTATCCCCGGAGAGCCTGGACTCTGGGTCTTCATTCTCGGGGACATGACCCTGTTCGGGGTGTTCTTCCTCGCTTTCGTGGTGGCCAGGAAGCAGTCTCCGGAGACGTTCGCTGCGACAGCCGAACATCTCGACGTGTGGTCTGGCCTGATCAACACCATCGTCCTACTGGCCAGTTCGTTCTGTGTTCTGGCTGCGCTGAATGCGCTGCGAGACAGTCGAGTCCGGCGCGCGCGTGTCCTGCTGGGCGTGACAGTTCTCTTCGGTATCGCCTTCGTGATCATCAAGGCCGACGAGTACATTCATCTCTCTTCTGGCGGGATCTCCCCGACCACAAACCTTTTCGCGACCTACTACTACGTACTCACCGGCATTCATCTGTCACACGCGTCCCCGGACATCGGCGCACCCTGGATAGCCGCACCCAGCGCCCTGGTGCATCTGTCCTTGATGCGGTGGACCTACGGCGGTCGCGCAGAAGACGGGTATGGAATCGTCATGCGGACGCACCACATTCGCGAACTCAATGACCGATTCGGCCGCTTCCATAGCGACCCACCCGATGTCGTCCACGTCTAG